A part of Kryptolebias marmoratus isolate JLee-2015 linkage group LG8, ASM164957v2, whole genome shotgun sequence genomic DNA contains:
- the si:rp71-17i16.4 gene encoding troponin C, skeletal muscle isoform X2, which yields MPTDAQTDARSFLTEEMISEFKAAFDMFDTDGGGDISTKELGTVMRMLGQNPSREELDAIIEEVDEDGSGTIDFEEFLVMMVQQLKEDQAGKSEEELSECFRIFDKNGDGFVDREEFGDILHMTGEQVTEEDIDEMFGESDTNKDGKIDFDEFLKMMENVQ from the exons ATG CCCACTGATGCCCAAACCGACGCTCGCTCCTTCTTAACTGAGGAGATGATTTCAG AGTTCAAGGCTGCCTTTGACATGTTCGACACAGATGGAGGCGGTGACATCAGCACTAAGGAGCTGGGTACCGTCATGAGGATGCTGGGCCAGAATCCGTCCAGAGAGGAGTTGGACGCCATCATTGAGGAAGTGGATGAGGATG GCAGCGGCACCATTGACTTCGAGGAGTTCTTGGTCATGATGGTCCAACAGCTAAAGGAGGACCAGGCTGGAAAGAGCGAAGAAGAGCTTTCAGAATGCTTCCGTATTTTTGACAA gaACGGAGATGGTTTTGTTGACCGAGAGGAATTTGGAGATATTCTCCATATGACCGGAGAACAAGTCACGGAGGAAGATATTGATGAGATGTTTGGAGAatcagacacaaacaaagacgGGAAAATTGATTTTGATG AGTTTCTGAAGATGATGGAAAATGTCCAGTAA
- the si:rp71-17i16.4 gene encoding troponin C, skeletal muscle isoform X1 yields the protein MPTDAQTDARSFLTEEMISEFKAAFDMFDTDGGGDISTKELGTVMRMLGQNPSREELDAIIEEVDEDDLEKLHLSSGSGTIDFEEFLVMMVQQLKEDQAGKSEEELSECFRIFDKNGDGFVDREEFGDILHMTGEQVTEEDIDEMFGESDTNKDGKIDFDEFLKMMENVQ from the exons ATG CCCACTGATGCCCAAACCGACGCTCGCTCCTTCTTAACTGAGGAGATGATTTCAG AGTTCAAGGCTGCCTTTGACATGTTCGACACAGATGGAGGCGGTGACATCAGCACTAAGGAGCTGGGTACCGTCATGAGGATGCTGGGCCAGAATCCGTCCAGAGAGGAGTTGGACGCCATCATTGAGGAAGTGGATGAGGATG ATTTAGAAAAACTTCATCTGTCCTCAGGCAGCGGCACCATTGACTTCGAGGAGTTCTTGGTCATGATGGTCCAACAGCTAAAGGAGGACCAGGCTGGAAAGAGCGAAGAAGAGCTTTCAGAATGCTTCCGTATTTTTGACAA gaACGGAGATGGTTTTGTTGACCGAGAGGAATTTGGAGATATTCTCCATATGACCGGAGAACAAGTCACGGAGGAAGATATTGATGAGATGTTTGGAGAatcagacacaaacaaagacgGGAAAATTGATTTTGATG AGTTTCTGAAGATGATGGAAAATGTCCAGTAA
- the tnnc2 gene encoding troponin C, skeletal muscle has translation MTDAQQEARSYLSEEMLAEFKAAFDLFDTDGGGDISTKELGTVMRMLGQNPTREELDEIIEEVDEDGSGTIDFEEFLVMMVRLLKEDQAGKSEEELAECFRVFDKNGDGYIDRDEFAQIIRTSGEPITDEEIDELLKDGDKNSDGMLDFDEFLKMMENVQ, from the exons ATG ACTGACGCGCAACAAGAGGCCCGCTCCTACCTGAGCGAGGAAATGCTGGCTG AGTTCAAAGCCGCCTTTGACTTGTTCGACACCGACGGTGGCGGTGATATCAGCACCAAGGAGTTGGGTACCGTGATGAGGATGCTGGGCCAGAATCCGACAAGAGAGGAGTTGGATGAGATCATCGAGGAGGTCGATGAGGATG GTAGCGGTACCATCGACTTCGAGGAGTTCTTGGTCATGATGGTGAGGCTGCTCAAGGAGGATCAGGCCGGCAAGAGCGAGGAAGAGTTGGCAGAGTGCTTCCGTGTGTTCGACAA GAACGGCGACGGCTACATCGACAGAGATGAGTTCGCCCAAATTATCCGCACCAGCGGGGAGCCCATCACAGACGAGGAGATTGATGAGCTGTTGAAGGATGGAGACAAGAACTCTGACGGCATGCTGGACTTTGACG AATTCCTCAAGATGATGGAGAATGTGCAGTAA
- the LOC108233066 gene encoding melanocyte-stimulating hormone receptor — MESANISSECGGYRDNQTEPRVTERMDTAGYLFHSIIPDEEAVPVLMSVFVLLTLFSFVVNMCTLYSIERSDDLSWQPRFILCENLIVSDLLQTATFGPAVIYSLVRRQTMAFNPWCYLQYMVGTASIFSSLSTITSMALERYLYVCFALRYLVIVTQMRLRIVLIFIWVYSISIGIISMALLLHNGKEENNHHVTMGLLCEPDVMEQHMGSPRPSAIFRKLFGSCTLLLCLLAHAFSYFKMSQHPSNAVLPFYMWNHTARKTVMFYCGMLFLQLLPLLIKVTSDALWEFRGTGVIELSSQSQGGSKPTPSATAAGFHVSLLIMLLVPPCINPLVYGLRSAEIRKALADLLRLRTDNRVAAEPPREMIRLRNIAHNDLAEAG; from the coding sequence ATGGAGTCAGCCAACATCTCGTCGGAGTGCGGCGGCTATCGGGACAACCAGACTGAGCCGCGCGTAACGGAGCGCATGGACACCGCCGGCTACCTTTTCCATTCAATTATACCCGATGAAGAAGCGGTTCCGGTCCTGatgagtgtttttgttctgctcacTCTCTTCTCTTTTGTGGTTAACATGTGCACTCTGTACAGCATTGAAAGGTCTGATGATCTCTCCTGGCAGCCGCGCTTCATCCTCTGTGAGAACCTGATTGTGAGCGACCTCCTGCAGACAGCCACCTTCGGTCCGGCGGTCATCTACTCACTGGTCCGACGCCAAACCATGGCTTTCAACCCATGGTGTTACCTTCAGTACATGGTGGGAACAGCTAGCATCTTCTCCAGCCTTTCCACCATCACCAGCATGGCACTGGAGCGCTACTTATACGTGTGTTTTGCGCTCCGGTACCTGGTGATAGTCACTCAGATGCGCCTGAGAATAGTGCTAATCTTCATCTGGGTGTACTCCATCTCCATCGGGATCATCAGCATGGCTCTGCTGCTGCACAACGGGAAGGAGGAGAATAACCATCATGTCACAATGGGGCTGCTATGCGAGCCGGACGTGATGGAGCAACACATGGGATCGCCGCGCCCTTCTGCCATCTTTCGTAAACTCTTTGGCTCCTGCACCTTGCTACTGTGCCTGCTGGCCCATGCGTTCTCCTACTTCAAGATGTCCCAACATCCAAGCAACGCAGTGCTGCCGTTCTACATGTGGAACCACACAGCGCGCAAAACAGTGATGTTTTACTGCGGGATgctgttcctgcagctgctgccgctCCTCATAAAAGTCACCTCGGATGCTCTGTGGGAGTTCAGGGGGACCGGTGTGATCGAGCTGTCCTCTCAGTCACAGGGCGGCTCCAAACCCACCCCCTCAGCTACCGCGGCAGGGTTCCACGTGTCCCTGTTGATAATGCTTTTAGTGCCACCGTGCATTAACCCTCTGGTGTACGGGCTGAGGAGCGCGGAGATCAGGAAGGCGCTGGCAGACCTGCTCCGCTTGCGCACAGACAACAGAGTCGCAGCGGAGCCTCCAAGAGAGATGATAAGACTCAGAAACATTGCGCATAATGACCTTGCTGAGGCTGGTTAG